The following are encoded together in the Acidicapsa ligni genome:
- the rpsM gene encoding 30S ribosomal protein S13, giving the protein MARIAGVDLPRNKQARIALTYIFGIGNPRAARILVKANVDGFKKVQDLGEDEVNRIRQVIEDEGNIEGDLRKDVSMHIKRLMDIQSYRGTRHKRSLPVHGQRTRTNARTRKGPRKGTVAGKKKVTK; this is encoded by the coding sequence ATGGCACGTATTGCTGGCGTCGATCTGCCCCGCAACAAGCAGGCACGAATCGCGCTCACGTACATTTTCGGGATCGGTAATCCCCGTGCAGCCAGGATCCTTGTCAAGGCCAACGTTGATGGCTTTAAGAAGGTTCAGGATCTGGGCGAGGACGAGGTTAACCGCATTCGTCAGGTAATTGAAGATGAAGGCAATATCGAAGGCGACCTGCGCAAGGACGTCTCGATGCACATCAAGCGCCTGATGGACATCCAAAGCTATCGCGGAACGCGCCACAAGCGTTCGCTGCCGGTTCATGGCCAGCGTACCCGCACCAACGCTCGCACCCGTAAAGGTCCTCGCAAGGGCACCGTTGCCGGCAAGAAGAAGGTGACGAAGTAA
- the rpsK gene encoding 30S ribosomal protein S11, whose protein sequence is MAKQQASAAGKASKNKKFKKRERKNVPFGLVYIQATFNNTIVTITDPVGNTLSWKSSGSLGFRGSRKGTPFAAQQAAQNAANAARDHGLRAVDVRVSGPGSGRESAIRALAAAGIDVRSIRDVTPVPHNGCRPPKRRRV, encoded by the coding sequence ATGGCAAAGCAACAGGCTAGCGCCGCTGGAAAAGCGAGCAAGAACAAGAAGTTTAAAAAGCGTGAGCGAAAGAATGTTCCATTTGGTCTTGTGTACATTCAAGCCACGTTCAACAACACCATCGTCACGATCACCGATCCAGTCGGCAACACGCTGAGCTGGAAGAGCTCGGGATCGCTGGGCTTCCGCGGTTCGCGTAAGGGCACTCCCTTCGCGGCTCAGCAGGCTGCTCAGAACGCTGCGAATGCGGCTCGCGATCATGGTTTGCGTGCAGTGGACGTTCGCGTCTCTGGTCCGGGTTCGGGCCGTGAGTCGGCGATTCGCGCACTGGCTGCGGCTGGTATCGATGTCCGCTCGATCAGGGACGTTACGCCGGTGCCGCATAACGGCTGCCGTCCGCCGAAGCGCCGTCGCGTCTAA
- the rpsD gene encoding 30S ribosomal protein S4, with translation MARYTGPVCRLCRREGTKLFLKGTKCLSDKCPIEKRNFAPGQHGQSRKAKIVGYGLQLREKQKAKRIYFTLESQFRAYYEKASKHTGVTGEFLIQQLERRLDNVAFRLGFAISRRQARQIVRHGHVEVNGRKVNIPSFQVGVGDTIAIRENAKKLVVVEAARDYAAQNHTPTWLQIDFENLTGKVVSLPKREEVSLPVNEQLIVELYSK, from the coding sequence ATGGCACGTTACACCGGCCCCGTATGCCGCCTTTGCCGTCGCGAAGGCACCAAGCTTTTTCTGAAAGGCACCAAGTGCCTCAGCGACAAGTGCCCCATCGAGAAGCGCAACTTTGCTCCTGGCCAGCACGGTCAGAGCCGCAAGGCCAAGATTGTTGGTTACGGCCTGCAATTGCGTGAGAAGCAGAAGGCCAAGCGCATCTACTTCACGCTCGAGAGCCAGTTCCGGGCTTATTATGAGAAGGCGAGCAAGCATACCGGCGTTACCGGTGAGTTTCTCATTCAGCAGCTCGAGCGTCGCCTCGACAACGTTGCGTTCCGTCTCGGGTTTGCGATTTCGCGTCGCCAGGCTCGCCAGATTGTTCGTCACGGACATGTGGAAGTCAACGGCCGCAAGGTGAACATCCCTTCGTTCCAAGTGGGCGTTGGGGACACGATTGCGATTCGCGAGAATGCGAAGAAGCTGGTGGTTGTGGAAGCGGCCCGTGATTACGCGGCGCAGAACCACACGCCGACATGGTTGCAGATTGATTTCGAGAATCTGACGGGCAAGGTTGTTTCATTGCCGAAGCGCGAAGAGGTTTCGCTGCCGGTCAACGAACAGCTCATCGTCGAACTGTACTCGAAGTAG
- a CDS encoding DNA-directed RNA polymerase subunit alpha, with product MLWRGFQKPKRLAVDAETLTEKFGKFSAQPFERGFGTTIGNALRRTLLSSIEGAAVTAVRIEDVLHEFQSIGGVVEDATDIILNLKQIPFKLNGDGPKALYLRADQPGVVTSGMIEADGDVEILDKNVYIATVSEGGRLDMEMRLKRGRGYISADKNFDADLGIGFIPVDSVHSPVRRVNYLVEAARLGQITDYDKLTLEVWTNGAVLPADALGLAAKLLKDHMSIFINFEEEIDAEAHGEAGGMLLRNDNLNRSVEELELSVRSYNCLKNANIQTIGELVQKTEAEMLKTKNFGRKSLNEIKEILAQMGLSLGMKIDENGNAVPGPTSILPAAALAAGFSRFDDEDELLDSVDMQLPTETENF from the coding sequence ATGTTGTGGAGAGGATTTCAAAAGCCGAAGCGCCTGGCAGTCGATGCTGAAACGCTTACCGAGAAGTTTGGAAAGTTCAGTGCACAGCCCTTTGAGCGTGGTTTTGGTACCACGATCGGCAATGCGCTGCGCCGTACATTGCTGAGCTCGATTGAGGGAGCTGCCGTGACCGCCGTCCGTATCGAGGACGTGCTGCACGAGTTCCAATCGATTGGCGGAGTGGTGGAAGACGCAACCGACATCATCCTGAACTTGAAGCAGATTCCTTTCAAGTTGAATGGTGATGGGCCGAAGGCTCTGTATCTGCGCGCGGATCAGCCAGGTGTTGTTACCTCGGGCATGATCGAAGCAGACGGAGATGTCGAGATTCTGGATAAGAATGTCTACATCGCTACTGTTTCCGAAGGTGGCCGTCTGGATATGGAGATGCGTCTGAAGCGTGGACGCGGCTACATCTCTGCCGACAAGAACTTTGACGCGGATCTCGGTATTGGTTTTATCCCGGTCGATTCGGTCCACTCGCCTGTTCGCCGCGTGAACTATCTCGTGGAAGCTGCGCGTCTGGGACAGATTACCGACTACGACAAGCTCACTCTCGAAGTGTGGACGAACGGCGCGGTTCTGCCGGCGGACGCACTCGGCCTGGCTGCGAAGCTGCTCAAGGATCACATGAGCATCTTCATCAACTTTGAAGAAGAGATTGATGCAGAAGCTCACGGCGAAGCAGGCGGCATGCTGCTCCGCAATGACAATCTGAATCGTTCGGTTGAAGAACTTGAGCTTTCTGTGCGCAGCTACAACTGCCTGAAGAACGCCAACATTCAGACCATCGGCGAACTGGTACAGAAGACCGAAGCCGAGATGCTCAAGACCAAGAACTTTGGCCGCAAGAGCTTGAACGAGATCAAGGAAATCCTGGCGCAGATGGGTCTTTCGCTGGGGATGAAGATCGACGAGAACGGCAATGCTGTTCCCGGACCGACCAGCATTCTTCCTGCTGCTGCCCTGGCTGCTGGTTTCAGCCGCTTTGACGACGAGGATGAGTTGTTGGATTCCGTGGATATGCAACTGCCTACGGAAACAGAGAACTTCTAA
- the rplQ gene encoding 50S ribosomal protein L17 codes for MRHRNAGFKLGRNTSHRRALLRNLVTSVIIEDRVETTIAKAKAVRPLVEKMITLGKKGDLHSRRQALAFLMTDVSVKRLFDTVAPRYGDRQGGYLRIVKTGFQKGDGAEKAFIELLGAEKQLDEKRQKRADLKAKKRAELEEAMEKQKNEAGADDAAA; via the coding sequence ATGCGCCATCGCAATGCAGGATTTAAACTCGGACGCAACACCAGCCACCGCCGTGCGCTTCTGCGCAACCTGGTCACGTCCGTCATTATCGAAGATCGCGTCGAGACGACCATTGCGAAGGCGAAGGCTGTTCGCCCGCTGGTCGAGAAGATGATTACCCTGGGCAAGAAGGGCGATCTGCACTCGCGCCGCCAGGCACTGGCTTTCCTGATGACGGATGTCTCGGTCAAGCGGCTTTTCGACACCGTGGCTCCTCGCTACGGCGATCGTCAGGGCGGCTATCTGCGCATCGTCAAGACTGGCTTCCAAAAGGGCGATGGAGCCGAGAAGGCTTTCATCGAACTGCTGGGTGCTGAGAAGCAGCTGGACGAGAAGCGGCAGAAGCGTGCCGACCTCAAAGCCAAGAAGCGCGCCGAGCTTGAAGAAGCCATGGAAAAGCAGAAGAATGAAGCTGGCGCGGACGACGCAGCCGCTTAA
- a CDS encoding DHA2 family efflux MFS transporter permease subunit encodes MTVALAAFMEVLDTSIANVALPHIAGNLGASFNEGTWVLTSYLVANAIVLPLGGWASNLMGRKNFFLLCITIFTIASFLCGIAPSLPILLLCRVLQGAGGGGLQPMAQAIMADSFEEHKRGQAFALYGLVAVLAPSIGPSLGGWITDSYSWRWIFYINIPVGILAYFLVTRLVDDPPWIKPDKKHLYNMDYMGLAFLTLAMGGLQVMLDKGEENDWFASNFIRTFLVLFVVGIVGLIVWELRKKDPLINLRIFKYKNFAICCFLMMLVGGVLNASTVLQPQFLQQLLGYTATNAGKALTAGGFSLVVVMPFAGWATGKFAARNIAAIGFCFFAFSFWFTTTQLSLDMSFGNASLLRVIQLAPIPFCFIPITTAAYVGIPKEQSNQVAGLINFVRNIGGSIFIAVTGAIVTNRSLHHEALLQNHMSNLNIPYAQHTADLGAALAQSFGKANSSPMATGSIYGQLQQQAAMLGYQDVYKMLFWMSIGMIFFAFLLNKNRPGAGAGGGAMH; translated from the coding sequence ATGACCGTCGCCCTTGCGGCCTTCATGGAAGTGCTCGATACCTCAATCGCCAACGTTGCCCTGCCCCACATCGCGGGCAATCTCGGCGCCAGCTTCAATGAAGGCACATGGGTTCTCACCAGCTACCTGGTAGCCAACGCCATCGTGCTTCCACTCGGCGGATGGGCCTCGAATCTCATGGGCAGGAAGAACTTCTTCCTGCTCTGCATCACCATCTTCACCATCGCCAGCTTCCTCTGCGGCATCGCTCCATCCCTGCCCATTCTGCTCTTGTGTCGCGTATTGCAGGGCGCAGGCGGCGGCGGATTGCAACCGATGGCACAGGCCATCATGGCCGACTCTTTCGAAGAGCACAAACGCGGCCAGGCCTTCGCTCTCTACGGCCTCGTTGCCGTTCTCGCGCCATCGATCGGCCCGTCCCTCGGCGGCTGGATCACCGACAGCTATTCCTGGCGCTGGATCTTCTATATCAACATCCCCGTCGGCATCCTCGCCTATTTTCTCGTCACCCGCCTCGTCGACGATCCACCGTGGATCAAGCCCGACAAAAAGCACCTCTACAACATGGACTACATGGGCCTGGCCTTCCTCACTCTCGCCATGGGCGGCCTGCAGGTCATGTTGGATAAGGGCGAAGAAAACGACTGGTTCGCCTCCAACTTCATCCGCACATTCCTCGTTCTGTTTGTCGTTGGCATTGTCGGATTGATCGTCTGGGAGCTGCGCAAAAAAGACCCGCTCATCAACCTCCGCATCTTCAAGTACAAGAACTTCGCGATCTGTTGTTTTCTAATGATGCTGGTCGGCGGAGTACTCAACGCCAGCACCGTGCTGCAACCGCAATTTCTTCAGCAGTTGCTCGGCTACACCGCAACCAATGCAGGCAAGGCACTCACCGCTGGCGGATTCTCCCTCGTAGTCGTCATGCCCTTTGCCGGCTGGGCCACAGGCAAATTTGCCGCACGGAACATCGCGGCAATCGGCTTCTGCTTCTTCGCATTTTCCTTCTGGTTCACCACCACCCAGCTAAGCCTCGACATGAGCTTCGGCAATGCGAGCCTGCTGCGTGTCATTCAACTCGCACCGATCCCGTTCTGCTTTATTCCGATTACGACCGCCGCTTACGTCGGCATCCCAAAAGAGCAGAGCAACCAGGTTGCCGGCCTTATCAACTTCGTGCGTAACATCGGCGGCAGTATCTTCATCGCCGTCACCGGAGCCATCGTCACCAACCGCTCCCTGCACCACGAGGCCCTGCTGCAAAACCACATGAGCAACCTCAATATTCCGTATGCACAACACACCGCAGACCTGGGCGCGGCACTGGCACAGAGCTTCGGCAAGGCTAACAGCAGCCCAATGGCCACCGGCAGCATCTACGGGCAGCTACAGCAGCAGGCAGCCATGCTGGGCTATCAGGACGTCTACAAGATGCTCTTCTGGATGTCCATCGGCATGATCTTCTTCGCCTTCCTGCTAAACAAAAACAGGCCCGGCGCAGGTGCAGGCGGCGGAGCCATGCATTGA
- a CDS encoding VanZ family protein: MSAWIPVLLCILVIATESTIVFGADHTSGPLQHFFEFILNRKFSADEWEIRHFYIRKTGHFLGYGTLSIAWFRAFRMTLRATSSHVSARIVSVSRITAGAIRRQRQAHGLAMLGTLVVASADEFHQSFLPNRTGTPKDVLLDCTGAAVVQLIVWLCLRKRAE; encoded by the coding sequence TTGAGCGCATGGATTCCTGTGCTTCTATGCATACTCGTCATTGCAACCGAATCGACCATCGTTTTTGGCGCCGACCATACGTCGGGCCCACTTCAACATTTCTTCGAATTCATCCTGAACCGTAAATTTTCCGCGGACGAGTGGGAGATTCGGCATTTCTACATCCGCAAGACTGGCCATTTCCTCGGCTATGGAACACTCTCCATCGCCTGGTTCCGCGCCTTTCGCATGACCCTGCGCGCCACCTCCAGCCATGTCTCTGCACGCATCGTCTCGGTAAGCCGCATCACCGCCGGAGCCATACGCCGCCAGCGCCAAGCCCACGGACTCGCCATGCTCGGCACCCTCGTCGTCGCATCGGCTGACGAATTCCACCAAAGCTTCCTGCCAAACCGCACAGGCACTCCCAAGGATGTACTGTTGGACTGCACCGGAGCCGCCGTCGTTCAGTTGATCGTCTGGCTATGCCTGCGCAAGCGCGCTGAATAG
- the guaB gene encoding IMP dehydrogenase → MLTFPLPEALTFDDVLLVPAHSDVVPTQVSTQTQLTKSITLNTPLISAAMDTVTESRMAIAMAQQGGIGIVHRNLSITDQAGEIDKVKRSESGMIVDPVTIEPDQPIAAALEVMRRYKISGVPVTRGKRLVGILTNRDLRFETRTDVPIGDVMTKTDLITVPVGTTLEEAELILHKHRVEKLLVVNDQYELKGLITVKDIQKKLKYPNASKDSKGRLRVGGAIGATGDFLERAAELVRARADVLAIDSAHGHSSRVLEAVREVKKAFPNIGLLAGNVATYDGALALIDAGADAIKVGFGPGSICTTRMVTGAGMPQVTAVAEAYRAAKEHGIPVIADGGIKYSGEVTKAIAAGASSVMIGSLFAGVDESPGETILYQGRSFKSYRGMGSLTAMALGSSERYFQSPDEAESSSANVENVVQRERSSQNRLAKFVPEGIEGRVPYRGPLEGMVLQLVGGLRSGMGYLGCNSITELQENAKFVRITGAGLRESHVHDVIITREAPNYHVE, encoded by the coding sequence ATGCTGACTTTCCCGTTACCCGAAGCCTTGACCTTTGACGATGTCCTGCTCGTGCCTGCTCATTCGGACGTTGTGCCCACCCAGGTAAGCACGCAGACCCAGCTCACCAAGTCGATTACCCTCAATACCCCGCTGATCTCGGCTGCCATGGACACGGTGACTGAGTCCCGTATGGCGATTGCCATGGCCCAGCAGGGTGGAATCGGCATCGTGCATCGCAATCTGTCGATCACCGACCAGGCCGGGGAAATCGACAAAGTAAAGCGCTCGGAAAGCGGCATGATCGTTGACCCCGTCACCATCGAGCCCGATCAGCCCATCGCTGCCGCCCTCGAAGTCATGCGCCGCTATAAAATTTCCGGCGTACCCGTCACTCGCGGCAAGCGCCTCGTCGGCATCCTTACCAACCGCGACCTGCGCTTTGAAACCCGCACCGATGTCCCCATCGGCGACGTGATGACCAAGACCGATCTGATCACCGTCCCAGTTGGCACAACGCTGGAAGAAGCAGAACTCATCCTGCATAAGCACCGCGTTGAAAAGCTCCTGGTCGTCAACGATCAGTACGAGCTCAAGGGCCTCATCACCGTCAAGGACATCCAGAAAAAGCTCAAATACCCCAACGCCAGCAAGGATTCCAAGGGCCGTCTGCGCGTCGGCGGAGCCATCGGAGCCACCGGAGACTTCCTCGAACGCGCCGCAGAACTTGTCCGCGCCCGCGCCGACGTCCTCGCCATCGACTCTGCCCACGGCCACTCCAGCCGCGTTCTTGAAGCCGTTCGCGAAGTCAAGAAAGCCTTCCCCAACATCGGCCTCCTCGCTGGCAACGTCGCCACCTATGACGGCGCACTCGCCCTCATCGACGCAGGCGCAGACGCCATCAAGGTCGGCTTCGGGCCAGGCTCGATTTGCACCACCCGCATGGTTACCGGAGCCGGAATGCCCCAGGTTACCGCGGTTGCCGAAGCCTATCGCGCCGCCAAAGAACACGGCATCCCGGTCATCGCCGACGGCGGTATCAAATACTCCGGCGAAGTCACCAAGGCCATTGCCGCTGGCGCCAGCTCGGTCATGATCGGCTCACTCTTCGCAGGCGTGGACGAAAGCCCGGGCGAAACCATCCTCTATCAGGGCCGCTCCTTCAAGTCCTATCGCGGAATGGGCTCACTCACCGCTATGGCGCTCGGCTCCAGCGAACGCTACTTCCAGAGCCCCGACGAAGCCGAATCCTCTTCCGCAAATGTCGAGAATGTCGTCCAGCGCGAGCGCAGCAGCCAGAATCGCCTCGCCAAGTTCGTCCCCGAGGGCATCGAGGGCCGTGTTCCTTATCGCGGACCTCTCGAAGGCATGGTTCTCCAGCTCGTCGGCGGACTCCGCTCCGGCATGGGCTACCTGGGCTGCAACAGCATCACCGAACTCCAGGAAAATGCGAAATTTGTGCGCATCACCGGCGCTGGCTTGCGCGAGAGTCACGTTCACGACGTGATCATCACCCGCGAGGCTCCCAACTATCATGTTGAGTAG
- a CDS encoding HEPN domain-containing protein, producing MSNRIADKAQTLLHKAAEDELVFNWPLAPDAVFGFHAQQAAEKLLKALLAQLGVEFELTHNLTKLAKAVELIDGPIPDLGIPLRKLTRFGVVYRYEFPPLSATPDRMIVTNAIRVLREHIAARITVLSTTT from the coding sequence ATGAGCAATCGAATCGCGGACAAAGCGCAAACGCTGCTGCATAAGGCAGCCGAGGATGAACTTGTCTTTAACTGGCCCCTTGCTCCAGATGCGGTCTTTGGCTTTCATGCACAACAGGCCGCAGAGAAACTTTTGAAGGCACTCCTCGCTCAACTCGGGGTAGAGTTCGAACTGACGCATAATCTGACAAAACTCGCGAAAGCGGTGGAGCTGATTGACGGACCAATTCCAGATTTAGGCATACCGTTGCGAAAGCTGACACGTTTCGGCGTGGTTTACCGCTATGAGTTCCCGCCCCTTTCAGCAACTCCCGACCGAATGATCGTCACGAATGCAATTCGCGTACTCCGCGAGCACATCGCCGCACGAATCACCGTTCTTTCCACAACCACTTAA
- a CDS encoding nucleotidyltransferase domain-containing protein, producing the protein MIAAQQQYDAFQESWRPTQEKVDKAIRLAIEIARPSRIFLFGSWPSGKASIDSDLDIAVFLPDSSSQTAGETEEKLLEALDEIPLSIDLVMATESTVSDFRDSINSIFSLILREGKLVYEQSNRGQSANAAA; encoded by the coding sequence ATGATCGCCGCCCAACAGCAATACGATGCCTTCCAGGAAAGCTGGCGTCCGACCCAGGAAAAAGTCGACAAAGCGATTCGCCTGGCCATCGAGATCGCCAGGCCGTCACGAATCTTTCTTTTCGGTTCCTGGCCGAGCGGCAAAGCCTCTATCGACAGCGACCTGGACATCGCGGTTTTTCTTCCCGACAGTTCCTCCCAGACAGCGGGCGAAACAGAGGAGAAACTGCTCGAAGCTCTCGACGAGATACCCCTGTCCATCGATCTTGTCATGGCTACCGAAAGCACTGTCAGCGATTTCCGCGACTCCATCAACAGCATCTTCTCTCTGATTCTGCGGGAGGGAAAGCTGGTGTATGAGCAATCGAATCGCGGACAAAGCGCAAACGCTGCTGCATAA
- a CDS encoding ribosome maturation factor RimP gives MALKLDEIRKVADRVAGSLGLDVVDVELTGSAKSCVLCVYLEKNAAGRAEMVAQVVAGSIEAEAVPERFAKGELDLNQLSWLTHEDCASFSRDFGTLLDVEDLGPDGEYTLEASSPGLDRKLTARVDFERFKGSLVKIQTFEPIANNRHWQGRLTACGQDALTLDLTAAKQNSKARKTGVSTVEIGLSNIEKAQLVPEF, from the coding sequence ATGGCATTGAAGTTGGACGAAATTCGGAAGGTTGCCGACCGCGTGGCTGGGTCGCTGGGACTGGACGTGGTGGACGTAGAGCTCACCGGTTCAGCGAAAAGCTGTGTTCTCTGCGTCTATCTGGAGAAGAATGCCGCAGGGCGAGCAGAGATGGTTGCCCAGGTTGTGGCGGGTTCTATCGAAGCGGAAGCGGTGCCGGAGCGGTTTGCCAAGGGCGAGCTGGATTTGAATCAGCTATCGTGGCTTACGCATGAAGATTGCGCCAGTTTCAGCCGGGATTTTGGAACGCTGCTGGATGTTGAAGATCTGGGGCCGGATGGAGAGTACACGCTTGAGGCGAGTTCTCCGGGATTGGATCGGAAACTGACGGCACGCGTGGATTTTGAACGGTTCAAGGGGTCCCTGGTAAAGATCCAGACTTTTGAGCCGATTGCCAACAACCGTCACTGGCAGGGCCGCCTGACGGCTTGCGGGCAGGACGCTTTGACGCTTGATCTGACGGCGGCAAAACAGAACAGCAAGGCGCGAAAGACCGGCGTGAGTACGGTCGAGATAGGCCTAAGCAATATCGAAAAGGCCCAACTGGTTCCGGAGTTTTAA
- the nusA gene encoding transcription termination factor NusA encodes MSSALYQSIEALSREKSIDPGIVVSAVEEAIALATRKYYKTQENMRGELNKETGEINVYAYKTVMGAEDEIEDPVNQITLEEAQAMAQGAELEPGSEIRLYKDTRPLGRIAAQLAKQVIFQKVREAERDTVFNEYAHREKEVLSAAVKRIEGQDIIIDLGKAEARMPKREQSRLESFSVGERIRVVLLKVDRAAKGPQVVVSRAAPELVSNLFQSEVPEIYDNTVVIRAIAREAGERTKIAVMSRDKDVDPVGACVGMKGMRVQSIIRELRGEKIDIIEYNEEITTFAEKALQPAKVSRVSIVDLADKQLEVIVDDTQLSLAIGKKGQNVRLAAKLLGWKIDIKSEEEKRQEVEQQMTGFSGGPSTPIEAVTELGETIIQKLVAAGITTVESLADMTPEQLEEIPGIGEKTLERISVAVRHYFGQYEDGEANPNGADSAASAASPADEESSSAGAKAVEVDEPGTPDEPVEEATAELDSDSKETDADSETREVENAADAERTHPVEAEDVEPISTADLTGLSSEAETEAASEVTDESSAEEPAPAAKPKKAAKKKAAKAVEESGEESAETPEIETAE; translated from the coding sequence ATGTCGAGCGCGTTGTATCAAAGCATTGAAGCTCTGAGCCGTGAGAAGAGCATTGATCCCGGAATCGTTGTGTCAGCCGTTGAGGAAGCTATTGCCCTCGCTACCCGCAAGTACTACAAGACGCAGGAAAACATGCGCGGGGAACTGAACAAAGAGACTGGCGAGATCAATGTTTATGCCTACAAAACGGTGATGGGCGCGGAAGACGAGATTGAAGATCCCGTCAACCAGATCACGCTGGAAGAGGCGCAGGCGATGGCGCAGGGCGCAGAGCTTGAGCCGGGCAGCGAGATTCGGTTGTACAAGGACACGCGTCCGTTGGGACGTATTGCCGCGCAGTTGGCGAAGCAGGTCATCTTTCAGAAGGTGCGCGAAGCGGAGCGCGACACTGTGTTCAACGAGTACGCGCATCGCGAAAAGGAAGTGCTTTCCGCAGCCGTGAAGCGGATTGAGGGCCAGGACATCATCATCGACCTGGGCAAGGCTGAAGCACGTATGCCGAAGCGCGAGCAGTCGCGTCTGGAGTCCTTTTCAGTGGGCGAGCGGATTCGCGTCGTTCTGCTGAAGGTGGACCGTGCGGCCAAGGGGCCCCAGGTTGTGGTTTCGCGGGCCGCTCCAGAGCTGGTTTCAAACTTGTTCCAGTCGGAAGTGCCGGAGATTTACGACAACACGGTTGTCATTCGTGCCATTGCGCGCGAGGCTGGTGAGCGCACCAAGATTGCCGTCATGAGCCGCGATAAGGACGTCGATCCTGTCGGCGCCTGCGTGGGCATGAAGGGTATGCGCGTGCAGTCGATCATCCGCGAGCTGCGCGGCGAGAAGATCGACATCATCGAATACAACGAGGAGATTACGACTTTTGCGGAAAAGGCTTTGCAGCCGGCCAAGGTCAGCCGTGTTTCGATTGTGGATCTGGCGGACAAGCAACTGGAAGTGATCGTGGATGACACGCAGCTTTCGCTGGCGATCGGCAAAAAGGGGCAGAATGTGCGCCTTGCTGCCAAGCTGCTGGGCTGGAAGATCGACATCAAGAGCGAGGAAGAGAAGCGTCAGGAAGTAGAGCAGCAGATGACGGGCTTCTCCGGCGGCCCTTCGACGCCGATTGAAGCAGTTACGGAGCTGGGCGAGACGATTATCCAGAAGCTGGTGGCGGCGGGTATTACGACTGTCGAGAGCCTGGCGGATATGACTCCTGAGCAGTTGGAAGAGATTCCGGGCATTGGCGAAAAGACGCTGGAGCGCATCAGCGTGGCTGTTCGGCATTACTTTGGCCAGTACGAGGATGGGGAAGCGAATCCGAATGGAGCCGATAGCGCGGCATCCGCAGCCTCGCCTGCCGATGAAGAATCTTCTTCTGCCGGAGCAAAAGCTGTGGAAGTGGATGAGCCGGGAACTCCGGATGAGCCTGTTGAGGAAGCGACAGCAGAACTGGATTCCGATTCGAAGGAAACGGATGCCGATTCCGAGACGCGGGAAGTTGAGAATGCGGCGGATGCAGAACGGACGCATCCTGTTGAGGCGGAAGATGTTGAGCCTATCTCGACTGCAGATCTGACGGGGTTGTCTTCGGAAGCAGAGACGGAAGCCGCCTCTGAAGTTACCGATGAATCCAGCGCTGAAGAGCCTGCCCCGGCAGCGAAACCAAAGAAGGCTGCGAAGAAGAAAGCGGCCAAAGCAGTAGAAGAATCGGGCGAAGAGTCCGCAGAAACGCCAGAAATTGAGACAGCAGAGTAG